From the Leifsonia sp. AG29 genome, one window contains:
- a CDS encoding LLM class flavin-dependent oxidoreductase, with protein MKRIGFLSFGHYQAIPGSVSRTAGDALRQHVELAVAAEEVGADGAFVRVHHFAPQLASPFPLLAAMGARTSRIELGTAVIDMRYENPLYMAEDAAAADLISGGRLQLGVSRGSPETALHGYESFGYVPGDGETDADLARHHTDLFRAAISGAGVAEANPQMTGGRRGALAIEPLSPGLPDRIWWGSGTRASAVWTAQQGMNLMSSTLLTEDTGVPFSELQAEQIRLYREAWAEAGWGREPRVSVSRSIIPITTDTDRRYFGASALADRHDQVGHLDGGLARFGKSYVGEPDRLVEELREDAAIAEADTLLVTIPNQLGVEYNAHLLETIVSQLAPELGWRD; from the coding sequence GTGAAACGGATCGGCTTCCTCTCCTTCGGCCACTATCAGGCGATCCCGGGATCGGTCTCGAGGACGGCGGGAGACGCGCTTCGCCAGCACGTCGAACTCGCCGTCGCGGCCGAGGAGGTCGGCGCGGACGGCGCCTTCGTCCGCGTGCACCACTTCGCCCCGCAGCTGGCGTCGCCCTTCCCCCTCCTCGCGGCCATGGGAGCCCGGACGAGCCGCATCGAGCTCGGCACCGCCGTCATCGACATGAGGTACGAGAACCCGCTGTACATGGCCGAGGACGCCGCGGCCGCCGATCTCATCAGCGGTGGGAGGCTGCAGCTCGGCGTGAGCCGCGGGTCACCCGAGACGGCCCTCCACGGCTACGAGTCGTTCGGCTACGTTCCCGGCGATGGGGAGACCGACGCCGATCTCGCGCGCCACCACACGGACCTGTTCCGCGCCGCCATCTCGGGCGCGGGCGTGGCCGAGGCGAACCCTCAGATGACCGGAGGCCGGCGCGGCGCGCTGGCGATCGAGCCGCTGTCCCCGGGTCTTCCCGACCGGATCTGGTGGGGCTCGGGCACCCGCGCCAGCGCGGTGTGGACGGCGCAGCAGGGCATGAACCTCATGAGCTCGACCCTCCTCACGGAGGACACCGGCGTGCCCTTCTCCGAGCTCCAGGCCGAGCAGATCCGGCTCTACCGGGAGGCGTGGGCCGAGGCCGGCTGGGGGCGCGAGCCCCGGGTGTCCGTCAGCCGGAGCATCATCCCGATCACGACCGACACCGACCGCCGGTATTTCGGCGCCTCCGCCCTCGCCGACCGCCACGACCAGGTCGGGCACCTCGATGGCGGCCTCGCCCGGTTCGGCAAGAGCTACGTGGGCGAGCCCGACCGACTGGTGGAGGAGCTCCGCGAGGATGCCGCGATCGCGGAGGCCGACACCCTTCTCGTGACGATCCCCAACCAGCTCGGCGTCGAGTACAACGCCCACCTGCTGGAGACGATCGTCTCCCAGCTCGCGCCCGAGCTCGGCTGGCGGGACTGA
- a CDS encoding SGNH/GDSL hydrolase family protein: MFTSYIAIGDSFTEGVGDDLPDGRQRGWADFVALGLAAASPGPVRYANLAVRGRKLGPIVAEQVEPAIAQKPDLISLNGGGNDIMRPRVAIESVARVLIDTADRVVAGGAHMLLLSGADPTAHLPLGGLVRRRGEELARAVRAELPRDGVTFVENWADAGLRDIRYWSEDRLHLNALGHARVASNVLRAFDVPVPAEWGVEEVASAPAGGRSRRTADYYRRYVLPWIGRRLTGRSSGDGRTAKIPVLTVVDPAGAQPL; the protein is encoded by the coding sequence GTGTTCACCAGCTATATAGCGATCGGAGACTCCTTCACGGAGGGTGTCGGAGACGATCTCCCGGACGGGCGCCAGCGCGGCTGGGCCGACTTCGTCGCGCTGGGCCTCGCGGCTGCGTCGCCGGGCCCGGTGCGGTACGCCAACCTCGCCGTGCGGGGCCGGAAGCTCGGGCCGATCGTGGCCGAGCAGGTCGAGCCCGCGATCGCGCAGAAGCCCGACCTGATCAGCCTCAACGGCGGCGGCAACGACATCATGCGACCCCGTGTCGCGATCGAGTCGGTGGCCCGGGTCCTCATCGACACGGCCGATCGCGTCGTCGCCGGCGGGGCGCACATGCTGCTCCTTAGCGGCGCGGACCCGACCGCGCACCTGCCGCTCGGCGGTCTCGTCCGGAGGCGCGGCGAGGAGCTGGCACGAGCGGTCCGGGCGGAGCTCCCGCGCGACGGGGTCACCTTCGTCGAGAACTGGGCGGACGCCGGACTGCGCGACATCCGGTACTGGTCCGAGGACCGCCTCCATCTCAACGCTCTCGGGCATGCCCGCGTCGCGAGCAACGTTCTCCGGGCGTTCGACGTGCCGGTCCCCGCCGAGTGGGGCGTGGAGGAGGTCGCGAGCGCCCCCGCAGGCGGCCGTTCGCGCCGCACCGCCGACTACTACCGGCGCTATGTGCTGCCCTGGATCGGCCGCCGGCTGACCGGCCGGTCGTCGGGTGACGGCCGCACGGCAAAGATCCCCGTCCTCACCGTGGTGGACCCCGCCGGAGCCCAGCCGCTCTGA
- a CDS encoding phosphoketolase family protein, translated as MTNAPLSDDTLDRLDAWWRAANYLSVGQIYLLDNPLLRRPLAREDIKPRLLGHWGTTPGLNFVYAHLNRAIQERDLDTIFVAGPGHGGPGVVASAYLDGTYSETYSAIDPSEDGLRRLFRQFSFPGGIPSHAAPETPGSIHEGGELGYALSHAYGAAFDNPGLLVAAVVGDGEAETGPLATAWHSNKFLNPVTDGVVLPILHLNGYKIANPTVLARIPEDELLQLMRGYGYSPYLVSGGFDGEDPREVHKRMAGTLDEILDRIAEIKRAAAAGELDGRPAWPMLILRTPKGWTCPAEIDGHPAENNWRAHQVPLENARDSEEHTRILEDWLLSYRPEELFDESGAPVERVLSLAPEGDRRMSANPVANGGLLRRDLRLPDFRDYAVDVHRPGETVAEATRVLGQWLRDVMRGNPEDFRLFGPDEIASNRLQAVYEVSPKQWNGEYLPIDADNHLGPAGRSMEVLSEHQCQGWLEGYLLTGRHGVLTSYEAFIHIVDSMFNQHAKWLKSSREIPWRRPIASLNYLLSSHVWRQDHNGASHQDPGFIDHVVNKKADVVRVYLPFDANTLLSTYDHCLRSVDYVNVVVAGKQPAPQWLNMEDAIAHCTRGIGIFPWAGTEAEGEEPDVVLGCAGDVPTLEVLAAADILRRRLPGLKVRVVNVVDLMRLQSEGEHPHGLSDREYDALFTPDKPVVFAYHGYPWLIHRLTYRRTGHANLHVRGYKEEGTTTTPFDMVMLNDLDRYHLVIDVIDRVPGLAAREADLRQEMQDARIRAREYTRAHGEDIPEVAEWTWGGGSRTSRIDSTEADND; from the coding sequence ATGACGAACGCTCCGCTCTCCGACGACACGCTGGACCGGCTGGACGCCTGGTGGCGCGCCGCGAACTATCTCTCGGTCGGGCAGATCTACCTGCTCGACAACCCGCTGCTGCGTCGGCCGCTCGCGCGCGAGGACATCAAACCGCGGCTGCTCGGCCACTGGGGCACGACCCCCGGCCTCAACTTCGTCTACGCGCATCTCAACCGCGCGATCCAGGAGAGGGACCTCGACACGATCTTCGTCGCCGGACCCGGTCACGGAGGGCCCGGCGTCGTCGCGAGCGCCTACCTCGACGGGACGTACAGCGAGACCTACAGCGCGATCGACCCCAGCGAGGACGGCCTGCGCCGCCTGTTCCGGCAGTTCTCCTTCCCGGGAGGGATCCCGAGTCACGCCGCGCCCGAGACGCCGGGGTCCATCCACGAGGGAGGCGAACTGGGCTACGCCCTCTCGCACGCGTACGGCGCCGCCTTCGACAACCCGGGCCTCCTGGTCGCAGCCGTCGTCGGCGACGGCGAAGCGGAGACGGGTCCGCTCGCGACCGCGTGGCACTCGAACAAGTTCCTCAACCCGGTCACCGACGGCGTCGTCCTCCCGATTCTCCACCTGAACGGGTACAAGATCGCGAATCCCACGGTGCTCGCACGCATCCCCGAGGACGAGCTCCTCCAGCTCATGCGCGGCTACGGGTACTCGCCCTACCTCGTCTCGGGCGGATTCGACGGGGAGGATCCCCGCGAGGTCCACAAGCGCATGGCGGGGACCCTCGACGAGATCCTCGACCGGATCGCCGAGATCAAGCGCGCGGCCGCCGCCGGTGAGCTCGACGGCCGTCCGGCCTGGCCGATGCTCATCCTGCGGACGCCCAAGGGATGGACCTGCCCGGCGGAGATCGACGGGCATCCGGCGGAGAACAACTGGCGCGCTCACCAGGTGCCGCTGGAGAACGCGCGCGATTCGGAGGAGCACACGCGGATCCTCGAGGACTGGCTGCTCTCCTACCGTCCGGAGGAGCTGTTCGACGAGTCGGGGGCCCCCGTCGAGCGCGTCCTCTCGCTCGCCCCGGAAGGCGACCGGCGCATGAGCGCCAACCCGGTCGCGAACGGCGGACTCCTCCGGCGCGACCTCCGGCTGCCCGACTTCCGCGACTATGCGGTCGACGTGCACCGTCCCGGTGAGACGGTGGCGGAGGCGACGCGGGTGCTCGGTCAGTGGCTGCGCGATGTCATGCGCGGCAACCCCGAGGACTTCCGCTTGTTCGGGCCCGACGAGATCGCCTCCAACCGGCTTCAGGCGGTCTATGAGGTCTCGCCGAAGCAGTGGAACGGCGAGTATCTGCCGATCGACGCCGACAACCACTTGGGCCCCGCGGGGCGCTCGATGGAGGTGCTGAGCGAGCACCAGTGCCAGGGCTGGCTCGAGGGCTACCTGCTGACCGGGCGGCACGGCGTCCTCACGTCCTATGAGGCGTTCATCCACATCGTCGACTCCATGTTCAATCAGCACGCCAAGTGGCTGAAGAGCTCGCGCGAGATCCCCTGGCGCCGGCCGATCGCCTCCCTCAACTACCTGCTCAGCTCGCACGTGTGGCGGCAGGACCACAACGGCGCCTCGCACCAGGACCCGGGGTTCATCGACCACGTGGTCAACAAGAAGGCGGATGTGGTCCGGGTCTACCTGCCCTTCGACGCCAACACGCTCCTGTCGACGTACGATCACTGCCTCCGTTCGGTCGACTACGTCAACGTCGTGGTGGCGGGCAAGCAGCCCGCACCGCAGTGGCTGAACATGGAGGACGCGATCGCCCACTGCACGCGCGGGATCGGCATCTTCCCGTGGGCGGGCACCGAGGCGGAGGGGGAGGAGCCCGACGTGGTCCTGGGCTGCGCCGGCGACGTCCCCACCCTGGAGGTGCTGGCCGCCGCCGACATCTTGCGCCGGCGCCTGCCCGGGCTCAAGGTGCGCGTCGTGAACGTCGTCGATCTCATGCGGCTGCAGAGCGAGGGCGAGCACCCGCACGGCCTGAGCGACCGGGAGTACGACGCGCTGTTCACGCCCGACAAGCCCGTGGTGTTCGCCTATCACGGCTACCCGTGGCTCATCCATCGGCTGACGTACCGCCGGACCGGACACGCCAACCTCCACGTCCGCGGGTACAAGGAGGAGGGGACGACGACGACGCCCTTCGACATGGTCATGCTCAACGACCTCGATCGCTACCACCTCGTGATCGACGTGATCGACCGTGTCCCCGGTCTCGCGGCCCGCGAGGCGGACCTCAGGCAGGAGATGCAGGACGCGCGCATCCGCGCCCGGGAGTACACCCGCGCCCACGGCGAGGACATCCCCGAGGTCGCGGAGTGGACGTGGGGAGGCGGCTCCCGGACGAGCAGGATCGACTCGACCGAGGCCGACAACGACTGA
- a CDS encoding GNAT family N-acetyltransferase produces MTHDEVTVAAAGGARWEDVSAVMGTRGDPASCWCQWFKLRRSEWDAASRQEKSALLHEQLDETDRGVLAYVGGAPVGWAAVEPFSAYPALTRSPITRRRDGDPADPWAATCFVVRLEFRGRGIARALLAGAIGHARDHGAEVLEGYPVDPQVRPSLSSAERYHGTVGLFRAAGFEEVRRPSATRAIMRLRLR; encoded by the coding sequence ATGACTCACGACGAGGTGACGGTGGCCGCCGCGGGCGGCGCCCGGTGGGAGGACGTGTCGGCCGTGATGGGCACCAGGGGCGATCCCGCGTCGTGCTGGTGCCAGTGGTTCAAGCTGCGCCGGTCGGAGTGGGACGCCGCATCGCGGCAGGAGAAGTCCGCGCTCCTCCACGAGCAGCTGGACGAGACCGACCGGGGTGTGCTCGCTTACGTCGGAGGCGCTCCCGTGGGCTGGGCGGCGGTGGAGCCCTTCTCGGCCTACCCCGCGCTGACCCGGTCGCCCATCACCCGTAGGCGCGACGGCGATCCGGCCGACCCGTGGGCCGCCACGTGCTTCGTGGTGCGCCTCGAGTTCCGCGGGCGCGGGATCGCGCGGGCGCTCCTCGCGGGCGCGATCGGCCACGCACGCGACCACGGCGCCGAGGTGCTCGAGGGATACCCGGTCGACCCGCAGGTGCGTCCCTCCCTGTCGAGCGCCGAGCGCTACCACGGGACGGTCGGGCTGTTCCGGGCTGCCGGCTTCGAGGAGGTCCGCCGCCCGAGCGCGACGCGCGCCATCATGCGGCTCCGGTTGCGCTGA
- a CDS encoding EamA family transporter: MSSQRDRLVGAGTQVATEVSINFGSSIAGLLIPVVGSVVVVAVRQVVIAAAVLPFYRPRRAELTWRRLWPALALGVVLAAMNLSFYEAVGRLGLGIAATIEFLGPFALALAGSRRLLDAACAVAAAAGVVLLTGTEGAIDPVGVALALTAAASWAAYILLTRQVATRLPGLEGLSVASVVSMVLTVPIALALIDVSRIDWRIAVLLLAAGVLSSAVPYSLDTFILRRITPRLYAVITSVGPVIATAFGVLVLGERFSPVQLAGIVIVCLAAGITIATQRDHPRSELESAAESIP; this comes from the coding sequence GTGAGTTCTCAGCGCGACCGCCTCGTCGGAGCGGGCACGCAAGTCGCGACCGAGGTCAGCATCAACTTCGGATCGTCGATCGCCGGACTGCTGATCCCCGTCGTCGGCTCCGTCGTCGTCGTCGCTGTGCGCCAGGTGGTGATCGCCGCGGCCGTCCTGCCCTTCTACCGGCCGCGCCGCGCCGAGCTCACCTGGCGGCGCCTCTGGCCGGCGCTAGCCCTCGGGGTGGTGCTCGCCGCCATGAATCTCAGCTTCTACGAGGCCGTGGGGAGGCTCGGCCTCGGCATCGCCGCGACGATCGAGTTCCTGGGTCCGTTCGCGCTCGCGCTCGCCGGCTCGCGCCGGCTGCTCGACGCCGCCTGTGCCGTCGCGGCCGCGGCCGGTGTGGTCCTCCTCACCGGAACGGAGGGCGCGATCGACCCGGTCGGGGTCGCGCTCGCCCTGACAGCCGCGGCGTCGTGGGCCGCGTACATCCTGCTGACCCGCCAGGTGGCGACGCGCCTCCCCGGTCTCGAGGGGCTCAGCGTGGCGAGCGTGGTATCGATGGTGCTGACGGTGCCGATCGCGCTCGCACTGATCGACGTCTCGCGCATCGACTGGAGGATCGCCGTGCTCCTGCTCGCCGCCGGGGTGCTCTCGAGCGCCGTCCCGTACAGCCTCGACACCTTCATCCTCCGGCGGATCACCCCGCGCCTGTACGCCGTGATCACGAGCGTCGGCCCGGTGATCGCGACCGCCTTCGGCGTGCTGGTCCTCGGCGAGCGGTTCTCACCCGTCCAGCTGGCCGGGATCGTGATCGTCTGCCTGGCCGCAGGGATCACCATCGCGACGCAGCGCGACCATCCGAGGTCCGAGCTCGAGTCGGCGGCCGAGTCGATTCCCTGA
- a CDS encoding ABC transporter permease — translation MSSSEAAPGAGTGTERPSATIAAARPAADRLQRPSAGWALLGSELAVLFRRWRTWAMLAALAAIPVLIAVAVRITGSSRGPAFLSQITSNGIFVSFTALVVCVPLFLPLTIGVVAGDTIAGEASHGTLRYLVIAPAGRLRLLAVKYAGCAAFCVAAALVVGVAGALIGMLLFPIGPVTLLSGVQVGIGEAYLRLLLIALYIVVSLLGLCAIGLFLSTMTDVPVGAMAATAVLAVISQVLDQLPQLSALHPWLFSHYWLGFGDFLRAPIVWDSFGSNALLQLGYIAVFGALAIGRFTTKDILS, via the coding sequence ATGTCGAGCAGTGAGGCGGCCCCGGGCGCAGGCACGGGAACCGAGCGCCCATCGGCGACGATCGCCGCCGCGCGTCCGGCAGCGGACCGCCTGCAGCGTCCCTCCGCGGGCTGGGCGCTGCTGGGCTCCGAGCTCGCCGTGCTGTTCCGTCGCTGGCGCACGTGGGCCATGCTGGCGGCGCTGGCAGCGATCCCGGTGCTCATCGCCGTCGCGGTCCGGATCACCGGGTCGTCCCGCGGCCCCGCGTTCCTCAGCCAGATCACGAGCAACGGCATCTTCGTCTCGTTCACGGCGCTCGTCGTGTGCGTGCCCCTGTTCCTGCCGCTGACGATCGGCGTCGTGGCCGGGGACACCATCGCGGGGGAGGCGTCCCACGGCACGCTGCGGTACCTCGTCATAGCGCCAGCCGGTCGTCTGCGCCTGCTCGCCGTGAAGTACGCGGGCTGCGCGGCGTTCTGCGTGGCGGCCGCTCTCGTCGTCGGCGTGGCGGGCGCCCTCATCGGGATGCTGCTCTTCCCGATCGGTCCGGTGACGCTGCTGTCGGGCGTCCAGGTCGGGATCGGGGAGGCGTACCTCCGCCTGCTGCTGATCGCCCTGTACATCGTGGTCTCGCTGCTGGGGCTGTGCGCGATCGGGCTGTTCCTGTCCACCATGACCGACGTCCCGGTCGGGGCGATGGCCGCGACCGCCGTGCTCGCCGTGATCTCGCAGGTGCTCGACCAGTTGCCGCAGCTCTCGGCGCTGCACCCGTGGCTGTTCAGCCACTACTGGCTGGGGTTCGGCGACTTCCTGCGCGCCCCGATCGTCTGGGACTCGTTCGGGAGTAACGCGCTCCTGCAGCTCGGCTACATCGCGGTCTTCGGCGCTCTCGCCATCGGCCGCTTCACGACGAAGGACATCCTGTCCTGA
- a CDS encoding ABC transporter ATP-binding protein has product MTDVAIATSGLTKRFRSRAVVDGVDLSVPRGSVFGFLGPNGSGKTTTIRMLLGLISPSAGTMHVLGEPMPDRLEHVLPRVGALVEGPAFAPYLSGEANLIRRDSADRWAPGATRAARVRSALERVGLSHAAGKHVRAYSLGMKQRLGIAGALLTDRDLLVLDEPTNGLDPQGTREVRSLIRSLAGEGTTVFVSSHLLAEIEQICTHAAIMRAGRIVAQGPLDDLRTGSGPRVVVVTPDRDIANRVLAGRGLHTEARDDGVEAPLPPGSPPAEELAAALVEGGVRLRGYAVRSSSLEERFVELTGEGFDVEQ; this is encoded by the coding sequence GTGACCGACGTCGCGATCGCGACCAGCGGCCTGACGAAGCGCTTCCGGTCGCGCGCGGTCGTCGACGGCGTCGACCTGTCGGTCCCGCGCGGGTCCGTGTTCGGCTTCCTCGGCCCCAACGGGTCGGGGAAGACGACGACCATCCGGATGCTCCTCGGCCTGATCTCACCCTCGGCGGGCACGATGCACGTGCTGGGCGAGCCGATGCCGGACCGCCTGGAGCACGTCCTGCCCCGCGTCGGTGCCCTGGTGGAGGGTCCGGCCTTCGCGCCCTACCTGTCCGGTGAGGCGAACCTCATCCGCCGGGACTCGGCAGACCGGTGGGCGCCCGGCGCGACCCGCGCTGCCCGAGTCAGGTCGGCGCTCGAGCGCGTCGGACTCTCGCATGCCGCCGGGAAGCACGTCAGGGCGTACTCCCTCGGGATGAAGCAGCGGCTCGGGATCGCGGGCGCTCTGCTCACCGACCGCGACCTCCTCGTGCTCGACGAGCCGACCAACGGCCTTGATCCGCAGGGGACGCGGGAGGTGCGGTCGCTCATCCGCTCGCTCGCGGGCGAGGGGACGACGGTGTTCGTCTCGAGCCACCTGCTCGCGGAGATCGAGCAGATCTGCACGCACGCCGCGATCATGCGCGCCGGGAGGATCGTCGCCCAGGGACCGCTCGACGATCTCCGCACGGGCAGCGGCCCGAGGGTCGTCGTCGTGACGCCCGACCGGGACATCGCGAACCGCGTCCTCGCCGGTCGCGGCCTTCACACGGAGGCGCGGGACGACGGTGTGGAGGCGCCCCTCCCGCCCGGCTCGCCGCCGGCCGAGGAGCTGGCGGCCGCGCTCGTCGAAGGCGGCGTCCGCCTGCGCGGCTACGCCGTCCGCAGCTCCAGCCTGGAGGAGCGGTTCGTCGAGCTCACCGGGGAGGGCTTCGATGTCGAGCAGTGA
- a CDS encoding LolA family protein, giving the protein MKHRWVRWLPAVVVPAVIAVGAIAAPLAAGAADLPVRTPSDVLRLVASSGSQAFSGTVEQTSSLGLPDLPKTSSSASDSSATNTLELLLADHTAKVWADGATRQRVQVLDQLAERDVIRNGSDVWLYDSKGEKATHATLPEHAGASTAPDASAMTPEQLAQRFLASVDPSTSVTLADNVTVAGRNAYDLVLKPRTDATLVGSVSIAVDGSTGVPLRVSVTARGAGSPAFEAAFSSFSSDRPDPALFAFTPPPGASVSQPPSRGEESPRHSGEPKPTVTGDGWAAIVTLPAGSAPASVTSDPLFGQLTQPVAGGRALSSSLLSVLVTDDGRVLAGAVPVSALQAAAR; this is encoded by the coding sequence ATGAAGCATCGCTGGGTGCGCTGGCTGCCCGCTGTCGTCGTCCCCGCCGTGATCGCCGTCGGGGCGATCGCGGCTCCTCTCGCCGCGGGTGCGGCGGACTTGCCGGTCCGGACCCCGTCCGACGTGCTCCGCCTCGTCGCCTCGAGCGGCTCGCAGGCGTTCTCCGGAACGGTCGAGCAGACCTCGTCGCTCGGACTCCCGGACCTCCCGAAGACCTCGTCCAGTGCGTCGGACAGCAGCGCGACGAACACCCTGGAACTGCTTCTCGCCGATCACACGGCCAAGGTGTGGGCCGATGGTGCGACCCGTCAGCGCGTCCAGGTGCTCGACCAGCTCGCGGAGCGCGACGTCATCCGGAACGGCTCGGATGTCTGGCTGTACGACTCGAAGGGCGAGAAGGCCACCCATGCCACGCTGCCCGAGCACGCCGGCGCGAGCACCGCTCCGGACGCCTCCGCGATGACGCCCGAGCAGCTCGCGCAGCGCTTCCTCGCCTCCGTCGACCCGAGCACGAGCGTCACCCTCGCTGACAACGTCACCGTCGCGGGTCGGAACGCGTACGACCTCGTCCTCAAGCCACGGACCGACGCCACGCTGGTCGGGTCCGTGTCGATCGCCGTAGACGGCAGCACCGGCGTCCCCTTGCGGGTCTCGGTGACCGCGCGGGGAGCAGGCTCCCCGGCGTTCGAAGCCGCCTTCTCGAGCTTCAGCAGCGACCGACCCGACCCGGCTCTGTTCGCCTTCACGCCCCCGCCCGGCGCCTCGGTGTCGCAGCCGCCGAGTCGGGGGGAGGAATCCCCCCGGCACAGCGGCGAGCCGAAGCCGACCGTCACCGGCGACGGCTGGGCGGCCATCGTGACGCTCCCCGCGGGGTCCGCTCCGGCCTCGGTCACGAGCGACCCGCTCTTCGGGCAGCTGACGCAGCCGGTCGCCGGCGGGCGCGCGCTGAGCTCCTCCCTCCTGTCGGTCCTCGTGACCGACGACGGCCGGGTGCTCGCGGGGGCGGTGCCGGTCTCCGCCCTGCAGGCCGCGGCGCGGTGA